Part of the Vigna unguiculata cultivar IT97K-499-35 chromosome 3, ASM411807v1, whole genome shotgun sequence genome, AATGCAAAATAATCAACAGATGAGATGGAACTATTGCATTTCACCACAAACATGTGCGATTGTTTTATGAACCAATCAACTAGCGCTGTAGAGAATACAATGGAAGCTAAAGCAATCACTTAGGGTAGCCAGATGGGGGGTACCCTGGTGGAGGATAGGCAGCTGGGGGATAACCAGCGGGGGGGTATCCAGAAGATGGATATCCTTGAGAAGGTGGTGGGGCAGGTGGATAACCATAGGGCTGTCCATAAACCGGTTGTGGTGGATATGCAGGTTGTGGTGCATACCCAACAGAAGGAGGAACTTGCTGATCAATGCGTGACATCTGCTGAACAGGGGGCGGCACTGCCATTACTGGTTGGGGTCCAAATTTCCCATCACGCTTGTCCATTTCAATCTTGTGCTGAGTCTGCAAAAAAAATTCCTCAAGTGTCAATTTTCATGCGTTCATGAGTACGACATCTTGATTAGTGACGGACTTACTTGTACATGAGATGTGCAGGTGCATCCCTTGATTTTGTTTAAAGTATTAccaaatatctaaaaaaattatttcccgTCCCCTAATTTTGTTCCTCCTAATTctttacttttactttaaaatgttgCTAGATTGAGACccatataatttctaattatcCCACTAACTTAGAATCTTAGATCCGTCACTAATCATGATTAATCATGTCAGATATAATTAACAAACTTACCTGCATGCATGCACAGACCCTGCAAATAAACAGAAGAATATATTTAGTACAAACTCCTTCCAATATAATgtgcacaattaattgaaacttGAGAGAGAAGAGGAAGCCTTACGTGCAGTACACAAGGTCAGCCAAACAAGATAGCAACTGAGAAGCCTCTTGAATTTCCTCGCTTCCAACAATCATGGCAACAATCGAGAATATACATGCAA contains:
- the LOC114178315 gene encoding uncharacterized protein LOC114178315, with translation MASQEHLEKMQARQNFRNLWHTDLMSTIQADTPYCCFAVWCAPCVSYLLRKRALYDDMSRYTCCAGYMPCSGRCGESKCPEFCLCTEVFLCFGNSVASTRFLLQDEFNIQTTQCDNCIIGFMFCLQQIACIFSIVAMIVGSEEIQEASQLLSCLADLVYCTVCACMQTQHKIEMDKRDGKFGPQPVMAVPPPVQQMSRIDQQVPPSVGYAPQPAYPPQPVYGQPYGYPPAPPPSQGYPSSGYPPAGYPPAAYPPPGYPPSGYPK